The region GGGTCAAATACCTGCAGAGAGAGCACCAGGGCCTGGACATTCGGGGTCAAACCCCTCACATGAATGCACTGGGGGATAAGAATCCCGGAGAGGGAGCAGGGGAAGGGTTTGGTGTCGAGAGAggccccatctcctcctcccacGTCCATCGTACCTCTGGGTTCGGCCACACCTTTGGGTTGTGATGAAGCCCATAAATGGAGAGGGACAGTAAGATTCCTgtggggcagaggagagagaagctGATGGTCCCATAGTGCAGGGGATGTGTGGCCTCGCAAAAGCCCCGGGAGCCATCATGGGAGCAGCCTCCGTCACTCTGAATGGAATGATGCTCTTTCAAGACAGGTGGGCGGGGCATGACAAAGCACACGGTCACAGATTAGGGGTAGGTGACCACAGCCCAGGACTGAGAATTAAAGGAACGGCAAGGATACACTTAGGAGCAGCTCAGGTGACAACTCACATTTATCAAGTGCCATCATGAACCTGGGGAATGTGCAagaatcatttaatcctcacgcAAGCACTCCTGTCCCCACAAGCCCATGAAGCacctgagcctcagagaggttaagggttGGGTCTATGATCCCACAATTAGGAGGGAACGGGCTGGGATTCAGACCCACTGGGTGCTGAGTCAGTGGGTGGCCTCCAGCCATGGCAGGGCTCTCAGACCTCATCATCACCTGCTCCTTGCCATCCGCCAGAGGGCACCTCAGAGACTAGAGCCTATGACCCATGTCAGTGGAGTCTCTTGAGCGCCCTCCCTTATTTACACCCCATTTGGAAGCACCATGCCTCCCCCTGCTTCTGCCTTCATGATTCAAGAATTAGAATTTTAGGCTCCATCATAAGACCACACAGAAGGGTCAACATTTACTTGTTGCCCTTTGTTGCATTCAGGTTTTgtgtcaaacatttttttctttcagtagagGTTAGTTACTTTCCAaaggtgtgttagtttctgccatgctgctgctgctgctgctgctaagtcgcttcagtcgtgtctgactctatgagagcccatagacggcagcccaccaggctctcccttccctgggattctccaggcaagaacactggagtgggttgccatttccttctccaatgcaggaaagtgaaaagtgaaagtgaagtcactcagtcatgtccaactctttgcaaccccatggactgcagcctaccagactcctccacaAGGTGCagttatgtatctatatatagagagagggaaatggcaactcacttccttattcttgcctgacaaatgtcatggacagtggagcctggtgggctacactctggggtcgcaaaagagccagacatgacttagcaactaaacaacagctatATCCCCTCCATCCTGCACCTCTCTCGCCCTTCCCATTCCACCCTGCTAGGCCATTTCAGAGAATTAGGCTGGGCTTCCCTTTATATAGCAGCTTTCCACTAGATACATACTagtattttacacatgatagtctATCTGTGCCGATGTTACTTTCTCAActtgtcctaccctctccttcccctcctgcatCCACAAGTCCATTCCCTGTGTCTGCATCTacattcctgctctgcaaatacaTTCATGAGCACTATTTTCCTAGAGTCTATGTTTAcgtgtgtgtgttaatatgcgatatttgtttttctctttctgagtgcttcactctgtataacacgCTGTAGATTTTTCCACCTCACTGCAACTGACTCATATTTGTTCCATTTTAtactgagtgatattccattgtgtgtacggACCGCagcttcattatccattcatctatcagtgaaCACCTTGGTTGcctccacgtcctggctattgtaaacaatgctgcaatggaCACTGCGGCACATGTGATTTTTGGATTCTGGTTTTCCCAAGGTATGTTCCTAGCAGTAGGATTATTTAATATATGGTAGTATTAATCCTAGGATTTATGGAAAAGAATTCTTTAAAGCTCATTCAAACTAGAGAATAAATATTATCTTCAGGCAGACAAGAGCCCGAGCATCCTGAAACTGGAAATGCACAGGTGGATTTCTGATCTAGCATGTGTCCTACAGAGTGCTTAGCTGAGTGGGGAGGTGAAGTTCATACCTGCAGGTAAGGAGCGTCCATCAGGGAAGGTGATGGGCTTGCTAAGCTCTCTGCCAATGACTGGTACTGGTGGATAGAGTCTCATGGCCTCCTTGATGCACATGGTGGTGTAGGGCATCTGGTCCAGATGGTCCCTGAAAGGAAGCCCATCTGAGGGCAGGCAGGACTGGACAACCACGGATTCTCTTGAGTTCAGGTAGGACAGGGTTCTTCCATCTCCAGGACACTCACCAGGTTATGGAAGCACCATCCGCAAGGAGGCTCTGGATCTCTTCCCGACACCTCTGCTGATGTTCTGGGTGGGAGGCTAGAGCATAGAGGATCCAGGAGATGCCACTGGCTGTGGTGTCGTGACCCTCAAACATGAACGTGTCCACCTCGGCACGGAGGTCCTCATCAGACAAGCTGCTCCCATTCTCCATCTGTGGAGGCAGGGCCAGAGTGCAGGTACGCCCTTCCTGTGTGCTTCTGCCCAAAGGCTCAGGCCTCTCCTGCCCACACTCACTCTGGCAAAGAGGAGGATGTCCAGGAAGTCCAAGTGCCTCCTGCTCCTCACCTTCTCCAGCTCTCCCTCCTTCTGCAGGTTAGCCTTCCTCTCCTTGATCACTGCATCTGTCCCAGAGCAGTGGTTCCCAGCCAGAGCTGAGGACTCTGGGCGGTTCAGAGTCTGCAACCACCATAAGCCCCTCTGCCCTTCAGGCCCAGTCTGGGTGCCAGGTGAATGAGGGTGAGGTTGGGACTGGCTGAGCATGTCAGGGATTAGAGTTCCAACATATTCTACTCCAGACGGGAATCCCGACTCTAGCACAGCCCGGGGGGCTCTGCCTGAATGCTGCTGGGAGGGGTCTCACTCAGGCATCACCAACCTGGTGACTCCTGTAACTCCCTGTTCAACACCTGACACCCTGAGCTCTGGGTTCCCAGTCCCTGCAGCAGGCGGGTGTGTGCCAGCTCCTGAAGAGGAAGCAGGGGTCTGGGCTTTGCCTATGGGGTCAAGGCTAGGCCACGTGAGCCTGATGGAGCTGTGGGGGCGGGGCTGTGGTGGGGGCTGGCTGTGGTGGGGGTGTGTGGTCAGGGGGGACCAGCCCAGGTGGGAGGGGAACCTGTGTGTTGATGGGCGAGCTGGCAGGCCTGGTGGTTCCAGCGGCCTTCAGGGGTCAGCCTGTAGATGAGGTCGTTCTGGTGGAGAGCATTCCGCAGTCGGGAAACAACCAGATGACTGAGGTCCCTGATGGCCTGGATGTAGGCCTGGGAGTTTCTGAAGGGAGAGGGCGCAGAAGAGACTGGAGTTGAGAGAGGCACTGACCTGGAGAGGGTCAGATTCCTCAGGCCACACCGAGGCATTGTGATTTCTGCCTCATTTCCCTGGAGCCCTCCCCCTGGAGTCCTTTACAAGTGTCCAGAGAGGCCAGGCTTCTCCCCGAGCAGGAGTCAGGGACCTCTGACTGAGTCAAGGGTGGTCTGGGTGGAATTTGACCATGGTCCATGTCTCTCTGTAGAATGTTACTTTTTGTGCTGATAAGCATCCACACTGCCCTTACTGCCCCTCAGGTAAGTCCTTCCCATTCATGAAAACAGGACCCTGCCCTTGAAGAGCTGTCACTGACCTGTCCGTCTGGACGCTGCCCTGGTGGCTGAAGGCGCACTTCATGATGGTGTCCAGGGTCATCGAGGAGACATGTCCAAAGATCTCCAGGTGTGAGTCCTGGCTGACAAGCTCCTCCCACTTGTCCTGTGGAAGGATGGGGACTGACCCTGCTCTGCTCCCCTAGAAGACCTGTGCTGCCAAggccaggctttctctctgtctctacaTCTGCAGATGAGATTTCCTCATCTTCTAAGCAGACATGTTTTAGCAACTTTGGCCTGTAACACCCATGTGTAACGTTGATGCCTATTTTTTCTGAATCTTTCTTATACACGCAGTTATATTCTCCTCTAATATCCTAACTGATTCTGAATATTTGGAATAATTTATGATAATAACCACCTTTGGCAGAGCAGAAAGCATAGTGTCTCAGGGGACAGAGGGAGAACTTCTGTGTCCTGATGTCAGATGTGGACAGGTGATATCCAACACTAGGAAGCAAAGATTTCAAGGCAAGGAAAAGCTAAAATGGCTCTAATGCAGCTCCTAGAAGGGGCATGAGCTACTCAATTGCTTTCATTCATCTAATGTTAGCTAAGAACAGATGGTACCTGTTCTGGATCAGAGATGATATTTGTGAAGGCCCAGCTCTGTGAGTGTAGACCTGGGCTCATTTCCTCCCATGAGTGGCTCAGTGATGTTCAGAATCCATGGAACCCAGGCCAGAGCCCACCTGCATGACATCAT is a window of Ovis aries strain OAR_USU_Benz2616 breed Rambouillet chromosome 1, ARS-UI_Ramb_v3.0, whole genome shotgun sequence DNA encoding:
- the LOC114114832 gene encoding taurochenodeoxycholic 6 alpha-hydroxylase-like isoform X3, which gives rise to MSVSALSPSRALGGVPGLLQVVSLLSLVLLLLKAAQLYLRRQWLLKALHHFPSPPSHWFYGHKLEFQEEGELPHLLKRVEKYPRACVRWLWGTRAFVLVYDPDYMKMVLGRSDPKSPITHRFVKPWIGTGLLLLEGQTWFQHRRMLTPAFHYDILKPYVGIMADSVRVMLDKWEELVSQDSHLEIFGHVSSMTLDTIMKCAFSHQGSVQTDRNSQAYIQAIRDLSHLVVSRLRNALHQNDLIYRLTPEGRWNHQACQLAHQHTDAVIKERKANLQKEGELEKVRSRRHLDFLDILLFARMENGSSLSDEDLRAEVDTFMFEGHDTTASGISWILYALASHPEHQQRCREEIQSLLADGASITWDHLDQMPYTTMCIKEAMRLYPPVPVIGRELSKPITFPDGRSLPAGILLSLSIYGLHHNPKVWPNPEVFDPTRFAPGSTRHSHAFLPFSGGSRNCIGKQFAMNELKVAVALTLLRFELSPDPARVPVPVPVVVLRSTNGIHLQLRKLSDSGT
- the LOC114114832 gene encoding taurochenodeoxycholic 6 alpha-hydroxylase-like isoform X2 — encoded protein: MSVSALSPSRALGGVPGLLQVVSLLSLVLLLLKAAQLYLRRQWLLKALHHFPSPPSHWFYGHKLEFQEEGELPHLLKRVEKYPRACVRWLWGTRAFVLVYDPDYMKMVLGRSDPKSPITHRFVKPWIGTGLLLLEGQTWFQHRRMLTPAFHYDILKPYVGIMADSVRVMLDKWEELVSQDSHLEIFGHVSSMTLDTIMKCAFSHQGSVQTDRNSQAYIQAIRDLSHLVVSRLRNALHQNDLIYRLTPEGRWNHQACQLAHQHTDAVIKERKANLQKEGELEKVRSRRHLDFLDILLFARMENGSSLSDEDLRAEVDTFMFEGHDTTASGISWILYALASHPEHQQRCREEIQSLLADGASITWDHLDQMPYTTMCIKEAMRLYPPVPVIGRELSKPITFPDGRSLPAGILLSLSIYGLHHNPKVWPNPEVFDPTRFAPGSTRHSHAFLPFSGGSRNCIGKQFAMNELKVAVALTLLRFELSPDPARVPVPVPVVVLRSTNGIHLQLRKLSDSGRDKDKL